AAATAGGAAATTCTTTGCAGAGTTCAAGAACCTGTGCCTTTGCTTGTTGCTCAGCAGCCTGATTATGATCAGGGTTTTGCGCAAGGCCGTCCAAAACATCACCAATTAAATTTCCAATGAGTTTAAATTGTTCTTCTTTAAAGCCGCGCGTGGTTCCTGCTGGAGTACCCAGGCGAACGCCCGACGTCACAAAGGGGGGTTGCGGATCATAAGGGATCGCATTTTTGTTGCAGGTGAGGTTGGCACGCTCCAGGCTGTTTTCAGCTTGTTTACCTGTGAGGCCCTTAGGTCTGAGGTCAACCAGGACAACGTGGTTATCGGTTCCACCCGTGACAATATCAACGCCCCGTGAATGCAGGGTTTCAGCGAGGATTTTTGCATTCGCAACCACTTGTTTGGCATAGTCTTTAAATTCAGGCTTCAATGCTTCTCCAAAACAAACAGCTTTAGCGGCAATCACGTGCATTAATGGTCCACCTTGAATCCCTGGGAAAATGGATGAATTAAATTTTTTGCCAAGGTCTTCGTCATTGCTTAAAATCATACCACCGCGAGGGCCACGCAATGTTTTGTGTGTGGTGGTGGTGACAACATGGGCATGCGGCAGTGGATCTGGGTAAACGCCACCGGCAACCAATCCAGCAAAATGCGCCATATCCACCATAAAATAGGCTCCAACACTGTCGGCTATTTCGCGCAGACGTTTAAAATCAACGGTACGTGGGTAGGCAGACCAACCGGCAATCAGCATTTTGGGCTGATGGGTGGTTGCCAATTCTTGCACTTGATCATAATCAATCAAACCATTATCACGACGCACACCATATTGTTTGGCATCGAACCATTTGCCTGATTGATTGACTTTAGCGCCATGGGTAAGGTGACCTCCTGAATCCAGGGAGAGCCCCAAAATAACATCATGGGGTTGCAAGAGGGCATTGAAGACCCCCTGGTTAGCCTGTGAGCCAGAATGGGGCTGCACATTCGCATAACGGCAGTTAAATACCTGTTTGGCGCGATCAATAGCTAATTGCTCTATCACATCAACATTTTCACAACCGCCATAATAACGTTTACCTGGATAGCCTTCAGCATATTTATTGGTAAGGATCGTGCCTTGAGCTTCAATAACAGCACGGCTGGCAATATTTTCGGAGGCGATTAATTCGACCTGTTGCTGCTGACGCGCAAGCTCGTGTTCGATTGCGTCATTGATGCTGGGGTCAGCTTTGTCAAGGGAGGTTGAAAAAAAGGCTTTCAAAACGTTGGTCATAATGATTCTCCTGATTGAGGGGGTAAATGTGATAATTTTTGAAC
This window of the Alphaproteobacteria bacterium genome carries:
- a CDS encoding serine hydroxymethyltransferase, whose translation is MTNVLKAFFSTSLDKADPSINDAIEHELARQQQQVELIASENIASRAVIEAQGTILTNKYAEGYPGKRYYGGCENVDVIEQLAIDRAKQVFNCRYANVQPHSGSQANQGVFNALLQPHDVILGLSLDSGGHLTHGAKVNQSGKWFDAKQYGVRRDNGLIDYDQVQELATTHQPKMLIAGWSAYPRTVDFKRLREIADSVGAYFMVDMAHFAGLVAGGVYPDPLPHAHVVTTTTHKTLRGPRGGMILSNDEDLGKKFNSSIFPGIQGGPLMHVIAAKAVCFGEALKPEFKDYAKQVVANAKILAETLHSRGVDIVTGGTDNHVVLVDLRPKGLTGKQAENSLERANLTCNKNAIPYDPQPPFVTSGVRLGTPAGTTRGFKEEQFKLIGNLIGDVLDGLAQNPDHNQAAEQQAKAQVLELCKEFPIY